Proteins found in one Aethina tumida isolate Nest 87 chromosome 1, icAetTumi1.1, whole genome shotgun sequence genomic segment:
- the LOC109595145 gene encoding glucose-dependent insulinotropic receptor-like, which yields MEDNVTRLVNVVNTTLDLKNSSVKTSLALYDFLIPVIGLLIIIANLAVALSSGLILKNGQQPKSTYLFLGNVALTDLVTGIAVVFGQVFPKKYRDHYVCSVQIGMIVSSTLASVLSVGLIAVDRYLYILYGLKYQSWVYPQRARFCIVLTWLIGLVIGFMPLMGWYGYTDNGRICWFILLAPKELILLTVLVGVIPLIVVIALYSIILFHALKKIFQIQQINTTTRPNQDEGFKDLRMFRGRTNQSEEPSDELPKKGILQIFRKKPSSSVKAPNKWKAIKVVLFTTGSFVITWSPYFVASLMYVYNCDFNTETKYCKNIRVLIASPLAILGFMNSLLNPIIYAWWHKGFRQFVKKRFSTFKMKDANLPDSHSNQTRSTASSRKNSESELQPEQVSENPT from the exons ATGGAGGACAACGTCACACGACTAGTGAATGTGGTTAACACAACATTGGACTTAAAAAATTCCTCTGTGAAAACCAGCCTTGCTCTTTACGATTTTCTCATTCCTGTCATCGGACTGCTGATCATTATTGCCAATCTTGCGGTAGCACTCTCCAGCGGTCTTATcttaaaaaatg gtcAGCAGCCTAAgtctacatatttatttttgggaAATGTTGCTCTCACCGACTTAGTGACTGGAATCGCCGTTGTTTTTGGCCAGGTCTTTCCAAAAAAATACAGGGATCACTACGTATGCTCGGTACAAATCG GCATGATAGTATCAAGTACCCTTGCATCAGTTCTCTCCGTTGGTTTAATCGCCGTTGATCGATACTTGTACATTCTCTATGGACTAAAGTACCAGTCATGGGTGTATCCTCAAAGGGCTAGATTTTGCATTGTCCTGACATGGCTCATTGGCCTCGTAATCGGATTCATGCCACTAATGGGTTGGTACGGGTACACAGATAATGGCCGAATTTGTTGGTTCATATTGTTGGCGCCGAAAGAGCTCATTTTGCTTACTGTGCTAGTGGGAGTCATTCCTTTGATAGTTGTGATCGCGTTGTATtcgattattttgtttcacgccctcaaaaaaatctttcaaattCAACAAATCAACACCACTACTAGGCCTAATCAGGATGAAGGATTTAAGGATCTGAGAATGTTCCGCGGAAGAACAAACCAAAGCGAGGAGCCATCGGATGAGTTGCCGAAAAAAGGAATTCTTCAGATCTTCAGAAAGAAGCCGTCGTCTTCAGTAAAAGCACCAAACAAATGGAAGGCAATCAAAGTGGTACTGTTTACTACCGGCAGTTTTGTCATCACATGGTCGCCATATTTTGTAGCCAGTCTTATGTACGTCTACAATTGCGATTTTAACACAGAAACTAAGTACTGCAAGAACATCAGAGTGTTGATAGCTAGTCCACTGGCAATTTTGGGATTCATGAACAGTTTGTTGAATCCGATAATTTATGCCTGGTGGCACAAGGGCTTCAGACAATTCGTCAAGAAACGGTTTTCTACTTTCAAAATGAAAGACGCGAACTTGCCAGACTCACACTCGAATCAAACCAGGTCTACGGCGAGCAGCAGGAAAAACTCTGAATCTGAACTTCAACCGGAACAAGTCAGTGAAAATCCCACTTAA